In a genomic window of Anas acuta chromosome 9, bAnaAcu1.1, whole genome shotgun sequence:
- the DYNLT2B gene encoding dynein light chain Tctex-type protein 2B produces the protein MGELGPGDSGDARGLRPSLRFKSSTVKECIHAILKEKLADAQYVPEEVPQLTKSLSEIIKDRLKEEGFDRYKMVVQVVIGEQRGEGVNMAARCFWDADTDSYAHDVFVNDSLFCVVAAFGCFYY, from the exons ATGGGCGAGCTGGGCCCAGGGGACTCCGGGGATGCCCGCGGGCTGCGGCCCAGCCTGCG GTTTAAGTCGTCCACAGTGAAGGAATGCATCCACGCGATACTGAAGGAGAAGCTGGCCGATGCTCAGTACGTCCCAGAAGAAGTGCCTCAGCTCACAAAGTCGTTATCAGAGATAATAAAAGATAGGCTGAAAG aggAGGGATTTGACAGGTACAAAATGGTGGTGCAGGTTGTGATCggagagcagagaggagaaggagTGAA TATGGCTGCGCGGTGTTTCTGGGATGCTGACACTGACAGCTATGCtcatgatgtttttgttaat gaCAGCCTCTTTTGTGTGGTAGCTGCATTTGGCTGCTTCTACTATTGA